The Arachis ipaensis cultivar K30076 chromosome B07, Araip1.1, whole genome shotgun sequence genomic interval TCTAAGTGTTGGCAGCCATCATCCTCCTCAGAAGCTACAACAATGAAGTAGTCATCCCGTAAGGCATCATAACCAAATCCATACAGAAGTGCATCACGGGGAAACTTTAAGCACCTGAGCTTACTACGATGAAACATACAAGAGTAAGATATTCTTTTTCTGAATCCGATGAGTGGGTTCCATACTACAAAAAAATATGGCTCTCGACTTAAGAGAACAAACTCTCTGCAGGATCCCATGACACAGAACGTAGAAGGTGGCTTCTTCTTGAAAGGGAAAGATACCTTTTTCAATTGGTAATTGTCGCCATTAAATACTTCTTCTAGGTAAATAAAGTAAGCTTCCGTGGAGTCTCCTAGCTGAACAAGGCATCCATGGGTGGGTGCGAGAGAGAGGTGAAGATGCGATTCCGCAGATCGGAAATTAGAGAGCACCAGAGCTTGGAAACGCACCTGAGGCGAGCGAGATGTCTGATCGGCACCCGCAGTAGAATTATGTGAATCAAGTCAAGAGGGAGGATATCGTGAATGTTCTTGCTCttgtcattcttcttcttctccatggtgGATTGCTTTTTTGCCTTGTGCTTCAGCCTTTTCTTCTTATCTATGATTGCTGAGCTTTTCGCAATTCATATACCAATTCACTCAACCCGGAACTTGAAATTGCTTTGAAAacatatcttatcttatttatttcatctttttttttaaattaaatagaaaaagttAGTTCATCGATGAACTTTTTAAGAAacctttttaaatattaaaaatatttagttttattttgattGAGAAAAAAGaactttttaaattaaattatataaaacgACATCTGTAAAAAGAAAACTTGCATCATTTCaattcttttaaagctttaatTTTAAGTTATATTCATAATTTTACCGTGATATGATATTTTTATTGCAATTATACCTAGCTAAAAAAAAACTTATGACAATCGTGAACGAAACAAAGAAAGAGAAGTTTTAGAATCAGAATAAAACTCATCATTGATcacaaataataagaaaataaagtttcaaaattaaatttgaaaaaaataaaaatatatatgtgAAAAATGCGCTATATATTAGTGGAATTCAGTATTGGAAAgtgtttttttttctaaatttaaataATGATAAGATTAAAATACTTTGAGAAATTGTGAAAATATAAATGTGGAAAGTAACAAACCACACCACAAAGCCAGTACAAGACAAAAAGAAAGAATCACCCAAAACCAACCTACAACTCAGCAACACAATTCCAACCTTATCATAAACTGTACCACCATAATTCTAGAAACATCTTTTTTGCCTTGCTGTAAAAGATGTTGCCAATCATAGAATTACCCAAGTTTCACCACTCAATAATGAGCTGTAGTTTTAGCCCTATTGTATATATATAGCTACCATTTTTATTTGTAATGCAAGAAGAATATAACATTCTTTTCACTCATTGGTCATTGTCTTTTGCTCTCtctatttttctgcacttttagtGTTCTGTCTTTGATGGTATCAGAGCTCCAATAGGGGCCTGCTGCACATCCACACCATGTCTCAGAACAACCAAGAAAAAAATTGATGTTACCCAATCACCATCCAGTCCATACTATATTCACCCAAGTGAAACACCCTCTACTGTCCTCGTCTCTCCGCCACTCACCGGCGACAACTACCATCAATGGTCTCGTGTTTTCTCCATTGCACTTATCTCAAAGAACAAGATAGGTTTTCTGGATGGAACCATCCCAACTCCAGCCACCGATGACCCACTCTTCCCTTCCTGGCGTAGATGCAACACATTGGTCTCCTCCTGGATTTTCAATTCCCTCTCAGCGCCCATTGCTCAGAGCGTCATTTATTTCGACTATGCAGAAGCAATTTGGGAAGATCTTCGCAACAGATTCTCACAAGGAGACTTGCTCCGTGTTGCTGAGCTACAAGAACAAATTTATTGCCTCAAGCAAGGATCTCTCTCCGTCACTCAATACCACACCGCCCTCCGAGCACTATGGGAAGAGCACGACACGTACCGCCCCGTCAAACCCTGCATATGCCCGGCACGGTCTTACCACGACCAAAACTTCATCATTCGGTTCCTCAAAGGCCTAGACGACCGCTTCACTGTTGTTCGATCCCAAATCTTGCTCATTGACCCCCTTCCACCGGAAAGCAAAGTCTTCAACATGGTGATTCAACACGAGCGCCAACTCCAAGGAGGCGGTAGTGTTCTCGACGAGCCCATCTCCCTCACCAACGCCGTCATCACGCCACAACGGCGCCTAAATCCCGGGCGCGGCCGCGAACGCATCACCAATGGTGGACGCAGTGGAGCCGAAAAAGTATGCGTCTACTGTGGGCGAACCGGCCACACCGTCGACGAGTGCTACGGCAAGCATGGCTATCCACTTGGCCACCCACGCTACCCCGGCCGTCCTCGGTTCAATGATTGCAGCAACTCCACCGCCTCCTACACCAATGCCGCTGCCGCCAACCCTAATTCCTCATATCAACAACAACTCAGCAAAACCGGATCAAGCAAAGAAGAGACCTACCCAACTTCTGGGCCTAGTTTGTCACAAGCCCAATATCAATCTCTCTTAGCTCTTCTCCACAATGTTCATGGGTAGCAGTTTGCAGACAAACCCACACCACAAAGTCAAAATGGGCCATCTGAGGCCAAGTCTGGTATCACTGTTACACATACAAACACTGCATATTGTTCTTTTCATTTCTCATCCCATTTATCACCTAACACACCTTCTATAAGCTCACACAACAATGGCAAATGGATACTAGATTCAGGAGCCACTGACCATATCTGTTCTTCATTATAACTTGGGACATTGTCGACACTCCCACTGATGTGAAGCCCATAGGTTGTCGCTGGGTCTATCGCATCAAACGCCAGCCCGACGGCAGCATTGAACGCCACAAAGCGCGACTGGTGGCAAAAGGATATGCACAAATTGAAGGGGTGGATTACCTTGAAACCTTTTCTCCGGTGGTAAAGATCACCACCATTCGAGTCCTCCTTGCTCTGGCCTCCATCAATAATTGGACACTGCACCATTTGGACATTATCATTGATGCTGGTCTTACCGCTGCCAAACCCTCGTCTACCCCAATGGATGACTCCATTCGCCTCAGCCAAAACACCGGAGAACCCCTTGATGATATCACTGCCTACCGACGGCTCATTGGCCGCCTCATTTACCTCACCACAACCAGGCCTGACATTACCTTTGCTACTCAACAATTGAGCCAATTTGTCCATAACCCAAGCAAAATTCACTTTAATGCAACCCTCCGCATTCTCAAATACTTAAAAGGATCGCCAGGCAAAGGCATCTTTTTTCCAAGGGACTCCCCCCTCCAAATCTCTGGTTTTATTGATGCCGATTGGGGACGCTGTCCCGACACTCGCCGATCTACCACTGGATATTGTTTCTTCCTTGAAAAATCTCTCATATCCTGGAAAACCAAGAAACAGGACACAGTATCTTGTTCCTCAGCCGAAGCAGAGTATCGAGCTCTCTCTACAACTACCAAGGAATTACTATGGCTACTCAACTTGTTTCAGGCTCTCAACATCAATTGCATCCGCCCACCCGCGCTATACTGTGATAATCAAAGCGCCCTCCACATCGCTGCCAACCCTGTCTTCCATGAGAGAACTAAACATCTCGAAGTGGATTGCCACTTAGTTCGCGAAAAAGTTCAAGCTGGACTTTTGCACCTCCTTCCCGTTTCCTCCTCCAACCAACTTGCGGATGTCTTCACCAAAGCACTGCCACCCCGCCTTTTTACTGTCAACATATCCAAGCTGGGATTGAAAGACATCTTTCAATCTTCAGCTTGCGGGGGGCTAACAAACCACACCACAAAGCCAGTACAAGACAAAAAGAAAGAATCACCCAAAACCAACCTACAATTCAGCAACACAATTCCAACCTTATCAGAAACTGTACCACCATAATTCTAGAAACATCTTTTTTGCCTTGCTGTAAAAGATGTTGCCAATCATAGAATTATCCAAGTTTCACCACTCAATAATGAGCTATAGTTTCAACCCTATTGTATATATATAGCTACCATTTTCATTTGTAATGCAAGAAGAATATAACATTTTTTTCACTCATTGGTCATTGTCTTTTGCTCTCTCTATTTTCCTGCACTTTTAGTGTTCTGTCTTtgagaaagaaattaaaatttggaAGTAACTGAAAATTTAGAGAAATAATTAAATTCTTAATTAGATGAAAAATTAAGATTaaggatatatatttttttttcaatcgaTAATTTTCAGAACACAtcttaacaaaatttaaaaaaaaaaacagataaaTTTGCTATTATGTAAAACTGTagaatttaagaaaaaaagataaatttgttaTTATGTAGAGGAGACCACTTACATGAAAATGttcaaaacatctttttttatgaatttttattttcaacCAATCAAATTATAGCATATAAAACCGGTTAAACcatatatttttgttaaaattaaaccaaataaattaatttaaatcaaaaatcaaataaacCAAATTTTAaaccaatttaaattaattttttattatatatatatatatatatataaaataattatcatATCCCCCTCTCACTCTTCCACGTCTAACTCTCAAGGTCACCGCGCCGTCGTCGCGCGCATGACACTCACCCGAGGGGAACAGTCGTCCCCGGAGGCAGAATCATCCACCATCCTGCTCCCCTCTCCGCCGCTCTGGCTCTTTGGCTCTGCAACTACATGTTTCTCTACCTCTAACTATCTGCGACAGTGTAACTGCATCTCTTCCTCTCTGGTCTCTGGTTCGCTGTTGCTCTTCTTCTCGCCTTCGCCGCCAGTTCAGGTAAGACCTCCCCTTTATCCTCTTCAAAGTTCAATCTGTTGTATTTGTGCTATATTGTTTTCTTCTGTGGTTTATTCTGAATATGCTTATGGTGTATTATTGATGATTCTGTTAAGTTTTGAGTTATTAATTTActgaatttttatttgaattcagttTATTGATATTGAATTAATGCTGTTGAGATTGATTTATAAATCCAATCTGTTGTACTTATGCTGTATCGAATTTTTCTTCCGAGTTACTAATCTGTATGATTGAATCTTTTCTGTTGCATTGAACTGaattcatttatttattaaatttttcagTTGAATTTTGCTAAGCTGCATCTTGTTTTActtgaattttgttgttgttgaatcTTGAATTCTTATTATTGAGTTCTGATTTTAACTACTTTCAGTTATTATAGCAGATAAATCATCAAAAAACAACTGATATTGTTTAGATATTTAAAGCAACATGTTGTGCAACAACTAGAAAAGAGAGAAGCACAAGTAATTGAGAAGGAACAACAGCAGGCAACGGTGGTGGCACCACGAGAGAAAAAGGAACCACCGGCTACTGTGTTGGCAGAATCTGTGGAAACGGAAACAGAGCAGGCACTAGTGGTGATAACTGATAAGAATAGAGGAATGGAACCACATCAGACATTAGTAGTTAGTGGGAAAAAAACTAAGTGGAAAATAATGGTGTGCTTGCTTATCTACTGCATTAgctaaacaaaaataattaagcAGCACTTTCTTGATTATCCCTGACCCTATTATGTAGTCAATTCGATGCACAAATAGAATTGAAGTTAGTCCACAAGTTGGAACATGAAGCCATATTTTTTTTCCCTttgctctctccctctctctcctctccctcttgTCTTTCAAACACATCTTATTTTGGATGATGTATTATAGTAGTGTATCAATTGTTACAAAGTAGAGACCCAAGATACATAAATAGAATAACTTTTATAACAGAAATGATAAGCGTATTTTTTCATTTACGTTTAGTTGTCAAAAATATTTTGCTTTTATAAATATCATACTATCTCTTATTATTAaggtaatttttaaattttcattctACAAATATGAATATTTTACACACCAAAAATCAACTATtatattttaatgtgtatttatatgtttaactttatataatttaaatttatattttgtgtTAGCATGTATTAAATAATACTTATACAAAATTGCATATAATTTTAATTACATAGAATATTTAACGTTTTATTGTTTCATCACAAGTGCATAAGGCACCCCAATGACAAAAAAAGAACGCGAAGAAGAAACGTGCAATGCTGCTAAGAGTTAGAGTGTATCTACACCTTCTCACTAATGAAATTGGTTTTTGTTAAGTTTAAACCAATTTAGTTGAACTTAGTTGCCAAAAAGACTTGGAAATATAGCGGGActgaaaaaaataatacaaaaatcaTAAAATGGCATTTGTATTTCATTCCTCCAAAGTGAATACAAAAGGCATATGCATCCAGGTGCAGTGTCAAGTTGAAGCGCACCATAGCTAATAATACCACCAACCGCCTCAGCATTCTCTGAGAAAACTGAACACAACAAAATACACAACAAATCACTGTTTTCACTTCTATCAATGTTGCTCTCAGTTGAGCACATGCATAAGGCTTCCTGTAGTTTGAAGCAGGCACATACTTCCGTGACCTTTTTGCAATAGCACTTGTACTACTGCTTCTAAAATGATCTGACATGAAAAGTGCAAGCTACGAAGCAATCCTCAAGTTATCAACAACAGCTTGATTTTCAAGAATGTTCAAGTCATTTAAGTGCTTCAGATGTAAGATTGCTGTACAAGCAGAGAGTATAATAGCATCCAACTCCTCATCCCTGTAAGATAGCTGAAATAGAAAAACAATTCAATCACTGTATGTGTTAATAATTGGAAGATATGTGTCCACACACACACCCTTTACCATTGGATAGATCCTTCATCCAATCCAATGGTGAAGAAGGGTTGTTTGTTTAGGGTTGGAAGGAAAATGAGTACAAAGAGTTTCTTCTCTAAAAGACAGCACAAACTAAGTTTATTGACAGCACACAATTTTCATGCAACATCAGCAAACATAGCGTTTCATCAATAACCAAAATCACAGGGGAAGACGTTGGCTCATATAGATCATTAACTGCTATACAGGAAATTGAAGTCAAGAATACATTATACATTGAATGAAGAATGAACCAATTTCGCATACACAAAGGTAAAATGAGACCCAAGTTTTGCACCTTTGCAACTAGCAGAAAAAAACTGATAAAAAACACTAAAGCTATAACTcctatgaaaaaaagaaaaaccttttTCTATTTAGACGAAATTAAATCCATAACAACAAAATCAAATTTACATTGTCACAAGGCAAGCAATGGGAAAGAAatgtttgttttgtttctttctttcttccttccttcCCATTCCCTTGATCACACTAATTGTCCAATCAATTGTTCAACCTAgtaagtaataactaataacactgCCAAATCAAAATGCTACACAAAGAAAAAAGGACACAAAGTGATAAAAGAAGGGAGCAGGGTGTGGAACTAATAAAATCAGAACGGCTAAAAGTACAGCATGATTGGTAATCCTTCCCAGAAGCCTTGCATTGCAGTGCCATAACATATCATATTATCAAATCTGAGTTAACTCCACCAACCAAAAGTTCAATTGAAGCGCCTAGCATGATCATCAATGTGCATAAAGACAAATTAGTTGTTCCACACAAGAGAAAACCCCCCAATGTAATGTCATTTGTCTTCTCATTTGTTTACATAGGATGAAGCTTTGGCAAATAAGTTTCAATATCAATAATGCATTCACAACCAGActagttttctttcttttttttaattctatatACGTAAAAGTGAAAAAATTATTCCATAAAAATTCTATAATCAGTACCATATTCATCTCAATGAttattttcagcaacaaaaaatTAGCTTAGTGATAGTTTCAACAACAAATTATTCAGGGTTCAGTGATAATCAGTGACGAATTGACAGTCGGTGATTATTTTCAGCAACAAAAGGGTGACTAGTTCAGTGATATTTTCAGCACCAAAATCAAAGGCAGCaacaaaacagaaaaggaaaGAACTGGGGAATTTGTAGGAACTCACCAAATTGGGACCAGCTTCTGGTTGTTCGAAGGAAGCTGGCGGCAAGGAGGAATCCCCGGCAACGAGCGCAACGTAGGTGCGGGACTGACTGCGAGACGGTGACGAGACAGGGTACGACAAAGACGACCAGTCCCAGGACCAGCTGCTTCTGCCTCCGGCGACGACGAGGGTAGGGAAGGCGCGCGAGCGCGACTGAGTGCGAGACCAGAGACCGTGATAGAGACCGGAGCCAAGAGAGCGACGACGAGTTGAGTGTGACACCAGACAGTGAGAGACTGGAGCCGAGAGAGGGAGAGAGCTTGGTGCGAGAGCAATGAGCCACAGTGAGAGATGAGAGGACTCGAgcttcagagagagagagagagagagagacggtGAGGGAGGAGAAGGTCGCTTAAGAACGCTGAGTGACGTCGTATcagaaatttaataaaaaaaataattaagcaTGATCCGGTCCGGTTTATTTAAACCAACCAGATCGAACCGGGTTTAAATGCACCAATCACAATGTGATACATTAGCaactttaaaaaaagatgttttgaaCATCTTTATGGGAGTATCCCCTTATGTAGAATTGTAGAAGTAGTGAAGTTGACTATTGAAATTGTttctattatatataaataaactaTTATGTAAAGGTGTCAATTATTAATagcttaaaaattaaaaaaaaggtgCTTTAATTAATACAATTTTAAAAATGCATTCAATTTTgatagttctattttattttatcattcCATGTATTTCTTACAAAACTGTGCaagttcaattaaaataaagaaaacacaaagaatAAATCATAATGATTTGTCAtccaataataaattgaacagatCTTACTATTTAAATACAGGTATTTGTGAAGATTCTATTTTCTAATATAAGTAGTACTTAGAAGAAGTCTctatatattttgataaaaatatgtAAGTCATCTTATTTGGTTATATTTTAGATATAGAAAGCAAAGATTTAAAATTGAGAGTCTATCATAAAATTGATGCTTGTTGATAATATGATACCTATGCGAAAAAAAGTTGGCCCCATTCATACTCATTCAACTTTTATACTTTAGCAAATTATATGATAAGTGTTTTATACGTATTTATGACCAAGTGTTATTTTCCATAAGAAAAGGCATTGAACTTGTCTACGAACATTGTCATTAAATTTCCATTTGCAAGCTATGAATTTTTATACAACAAAgtattttatttcaaaatcaaatactATATGTTTTCTTAATTCTTTTCTGTCTTTATCATTttctcataaaaaataaaataataaattacagaTTAATCTTCCATCTAAATATAATTAGACATTTTGTTCATTGTAGTTACGGCttcatttatttcaaaaattgttgagtttaaagaaataacaaaaaattaattaataatcactaaatattatttttgggttaaaaatctaattaaatatataattagtTTGCTAAAGTGTACAGAAAATTAATATAAAACAAACTGATCCAACAACAAACTTTAGACCTACATAAATTTATGGCTCAAgagaatatttattatttataccaACAAACTGATCCAACAACAAACTTTAGACCtacataaatttattatttataccaacaattttttttttatcaaaaatgaAAGCAGGCCAAATCAAGCAAAAAGAGAAGAATCATAACTAGCCAAAAAATAAGTTTAAAGCCTAATTAATGATCCAAGCCCATTCACTTACTCAAAGGGGTGCTAACTAAGAATTAAAACTCCATTTACATCTGAACTAAACACAAGTCACCAAACCaaattttctcttctctctcttttctctcaccCACGTTAAGTTAAAAAAGAAGACAAGAAAGAAGAAACCTGATTAGAGCTCAAATCAGAAGTGAAAAAGTAAATTACTATTTTCAAGCAAAGAAGAAGAAAGCTAAAGAAGCTAGAGTTCAAAAATAAATATCACATCCAAAGGCAAAATCAAAAAAATCTTTCCTTATTTGAGTTTCATTAAATATTGTTGAAAAAAATCCTCCTT includes:
- the LOC107608367 gene encoding uncharacterized protein LOC107608367, whose translation is MTLTRGEQSSPEAESSTILLPSPPLWLFGSATTCFSTSNYLRQCNCISSSLVSGSLLLFFSPSPPVQQHVVQQLEKREAQVIEKEQQQATVVAPREKKEPPATVLAESVETETEQALVVITDKNRGMEPHQTLVVSGKKTKWKIMVCLLIYCIS
- the LOC107607805 gene encoding uncharacterized protein LOC107607805 encodes the protein MGFGYVDVAAMSCYVDWCSVFDGIRAPIGACCTSTPCLRTTKKKIDVTQSPSSPYYIHPSETPSTVLVSPPLTGDNYHQWSRVFSIALISKNKIGFLDGTIPTPATDDPLFPSWRRCNTLVSSWIFNSLSAPIAQSVIYFDYAEAIWEDLRNRFSQGDLLRVAELQEQIYCLKQGSLSVTQYHTALRALWEEHDTYRPVKPCICPARSYHDQNFIIRFLKGLDDRFTVVRSQILLIDPLPPESKVFNMVIQHERQLQGGGSVLDEPISLTNAVITPQRRLNPGRGRERITNGGRSGAEKVCVYCGRTGHTVDECYGKHGYPLGHPRYPGRPRFNDCSNSTASYTNAAAANPNSSYQQQLSKTGSSKEETYPTSGPSLSQAQYQSLLALLHNVHG